The Chitinophagales bacterium genome has a segment encoding these proteins:
- the gldG gene encoding gliding motility-associated ABC transporter substrate-binding protein GldG: MNFNLKKSIINFGITLLVIIIINLIGSKIYHRFDLTQEKRYTLTQSTKNLLKNNKEKVTIEVYLDGKNLPAGFKQLKNETKELLQEFRNISKGNIQYHFIDIDKAKNQEAKEKLQNDLIEKGILPVNLEVKTSSGTVEKLIFPGAIIKTNKREIPVQILENQFAFGAQGALNNSVNFLEYKVANGIQKALKENPPRIAFLQGHDELDINHLQDFIRTLGRQNFIIDRVFLDKDDLLNSKTDVLVIAKPQLTIPDNEKFIIDQFIMNGGKVLWLIDNTTADLSRFELAPNFVASNLDLGITDLLFRYGVRINYNLVLDLYCTQIPIIETIGGNPQPKLFPWVFYPIAVPNNRHAIVKNLDPIWFRFCSSIDTLAIPDVKKTILATTSQYARVQNTPFDIYLQGAKLQPNPELFNKKDIPLAVLLEGNFKSLYKNQLTTDLRAILANFSKPYKSSSNFNKMIVVADGDVIKNDLDSKGVPVALGYDRYTQKQFANKDFLLNSIEYLIDDNNLIEARNREIKMRLIDKAKLEDKKALWQFITIIFPLLFTLIVGGYINRRRIKKYQ; encoded by the coding sequence ATGAATTTTAATCTTAAAAAATCTATTATAAATTTTGGAATTACACTTTTAGTAATTATCATTATTAATTTAATTGGTTCAAAAATCTATCACCGATTTGATTTAACGCAAGAAAAAAGATATACGCTTACACAATCCACTAAAAACTTACTTAAAAACAATAAAGAGAAAGTAACGATAGAAGTTTATTTAGATGGAAAAAACTTACCAGCTGGATTTAAACAACTGAAAAACGAAACCAAAGAATTACTACAAGAATTCAGAAATATATCTAAAGGAAATATACAATATCACTTTATAGATATAGACAAAGCTAAAAATCAAGAAGCTAAAGAAAAACTACAAAACGATTTAATTGAAAAAGGTATACTTCCAGTTAATCTCGAAGTAAAAACAAGTAGTGGAACTGTAGAAAAATTGATATTTCCTGGTGCCATTATCAAAACCAATAAAAGAGAAATTCCTGTTCAAATATTAGAAAATCAATTTGCATTCGGAGCTCAAGGTGCTTTAAACAATTCGGTTAATTTCTTAGAGTATAAAGTAGCGAATGGCATTCAAAAGGCATTGAAAGAAAATCCTCCACGCATTGCATTTTTACAAGGTCATGATGAATTAGACATCAATCATCTACAAGATTTTATTAGGACACTTGGCAGACAAAATTTTATTATCGACAGAGTTTTTTTAGATAAAGACGATTTACTCAATAGTAAAACAGATGTACTAGTAATTGCTAAACCACAACTCACTATTCCTGATAATGAAAAATTTATTATTGATCAATTTATAATGAATGGAGGAAAAGTGCTTTGGTTAATCGACAACACTACTGCAGATTTAAGTCGATTTGAACTCGCACCAAATTTTGTTGCTTCTAATTTAGATTTAGGTATAACCGACTTATTATTTAGATATGGTGTGCGTATCAACTATAATTTAGTATTAGATTTATATTGTACACAAATTCCTATTATAGAAACCATTGGAGGCAATCCACAACCCAAATTATTTCCTTGGGTATTTTATCCAATAGCAGTACCAAACAATCGTCATGCTATCGTCAAAAATTTAGATCCAATATGGTTTAGATTTTGTAGTTCTATTGATACTTTGGCAATTCCAGATGTCAAAAAAACAATCTTAGCAACTACATCACAATACGCCAGAGTACAAAACACACCTTTCGATATTTATTTACAAGGAGCTAAGTTGCAACCAAATCCAGAGTTGTTTAATAAAAAAGATATTCCTTTAGCTGTTTTGTTAGAAGGAAATTTTAAGTCGCTGTACAAAAATCAACTCACTACCGATTTAAGAGCAATCTTAGCCAACTTTAGCAAACCATATAAATCATCCAGTAATTTTAATAAAATGATAGTTGTAGCAGATGGTGATGTTATTAAAAATGATTTAGATAGCAAAGGTGTTCCTGTAGCTTTAGGTTACGATAGATATACACAGAAACAATTTGCCAATAAAGATTTCTTATTAAATTCAATCGAATATTTAATTGACGATAATAACTTAATAGAAGCCAGAAACCGAGAAATTAAAATGCGTTTAATCGACAAAGCTAAATTGGAAGACAAAAAAGCGTTGTGGCAATTTATTACAATTATATTTCCACTATTATTTACTTTAATTGTTGGTGGCTATATCAATAGACGAAGAATAAAAAAATACCAATAA